The Spirochaetota bacterium genomic interval AGATGTGAAAGGTTTCTACGGTGCACGTAAAAACCTGTGGCGCACTGCAAAGGATGCCCGAAGAAGAAAATTGCAGAATTCGTATAAGGACAGAAGGCGTAAAAAACGTGACTTCAGAGCACTATGGATTATGCGCATTAATGCAGCTGCACGCCTTTACGGAATTTCGTACAGCCGCCTTATTGATGGCATGAAGAAAGCCAATATCCTTATTGATAGAAAAATACTGGCTGAATTGGCAGTAAGCGATACAGCTGCATTTAAGGCTATTGTTGAAAAGGTAACGAACAAAGCCGCGTAAAAAATTAATCGTATATGTCATACTGTAAGAATACAAAAAGCGCTATTATCATGGCGCTTTTTGTATTTATAGTAACTATCTCCCATAACCAAGCATTGTGCAGGCCATTTACACCATCAATGTATACCGTTGGTGAGGGTTCAATTGCTGGATATAGCAGTATTGATTTTATTCAAACTAGTGTAGCATATCCTAAAGAGTACGTTTCCCTCCATACAGGTATATTTCCTGGAACTGATTTGAGATTTTCTACTTCAATGCTGCAAGGCTCTTTCAAGGAGCTATCGGACACTACAATGGGAGATAGTGCCATTGGCATTTGGCATAGCTTTGGATTATTGTTAAATGCATTGTCAGGGGGTTTGCTTGTTGAGCTGGGATTGCCGACAGCTCCTGATGCATATTATAATGAAACAGCATTCACTACTGAGTTGGGCTTAACTACATTTTCATTGGCACTGATTGCTGCCTTTAGTGCTAAACCATTCACTGCAGTATTTGCATCTTGCTATATATTAATACCGCAGGAAGGAGAATCAGTTTTTGACGGGTTATCATTTAATGTGTTCCATAAAGGAACATGGAGTAGTGTGTTTGGTTTAAACCCATTAAAAAAAGATAGTATGCTGTATTATAAGAAATTATCCAATGATATTGTGTATTTTTCTTCAACCGTGGTGTTTGATGTCTACCCTATACTACCGTTTGTATCGTTATGTGTTGGAGATAGAATAAATAATACTCCTGTATATGGGGATCATGGATTGCCTGTTCTTTATAAAGGGTACAATGATACGCTCTTTTTTGTTACATCGCTTGGTATTCGTTACTTTTTTAATGAGAAGACATTTATTGGTACCGGAGTGGTGTATAATTGTATCCGGGATTGTGAGTATTCTCTTCACTACTCAGTTAATATTGACGTGTCCTCTGTATGGTAATTTTTATACTAAAAAATTAAAAAAATTATCTTGATTTTATATCCTGTTCATTATACTTTATTGTCATTGAATAAATTATTGTTTGAATGCCGTAATTTTTTTTATTACTCAAAGGAGTTAGGTTGAGTATTAAAAATTAGTCTATCAATACAGTACTTTTTTATGCTAAGAGGTGTAGTGAGTGATGCAGCATCAAGTCATAATATTTTTATTTACTGAATGATTTTTTATGCCGACATTTACTACAGTATAACTGTAAAAGAATGAATAATTCGGGAGGATGTTCTCATGATTACAATGCAGCAATTAGAGGAGCTTGAAAGCAGGATTATAAAAGCATTGCAGCTTATTGGTGACCTTAGAGCTGAGAATGCAAAGCTGGAAGCAGATAATGAATCACTCAAGGTGCAGGCTGAAGAAGCGCGCTTAAGCCTTGAAGAAAAAGAGCAGGAAATAGCACGCCTAAAAAAGGAAATTGAGGCTGCCACTAGTGAGCTTGCGCAGATTAAACAACGTGAAGAGGTGCTTGAAAAGAAGATTATTGAAATGCTTGGCAAACTTGAGACATTGAAATCCGGGAAAACTCCCGCATTTGGTGCTAAATCTCAAGTTCAACCAGCACCAGCACAGCCCAAACCACAGCGCCCTGAACCAAAGGTTGAGGAAAAATTCCTTGAGGAAAAGCCTGCAGAGGAAGATGACATTATCATCATTGATGATGTTGAAAAGGCAAAAGGAGATGTGGAAGTTGATACTCTTCCGGCAGAAGAGGACGAGATAGTATTGCTGGATGATACGGATGAAGAGATAGTCATTGATGATGTTGATGGTGATGTAATTATAATTGATGAAGACACAACAGAAAAAAAATCTTCAAAAGATAAAATTTCAGACGATGAAGATTTTATTATTATTGAGGATGATGAAAAATGATTTCAGGACTGCAAAATTCCAATAAAGTAAAAGTAACTATACTGGGGCAAGTGTATACTATTGAAGGAGATGCATCAGGTGATTATATTGCAAAAGTTGCTGATTATGTAAACAAAAAGATGGAGGATGTTGCCAGAAGTATGACTAATGCAAGCCAATTGCAGATTGCCATTCTTGCTGCCTTAAATATTGCAGATGAGCTCTTTCAGTTAAAGGAATCAGAATACATGGTTACTGATGAGATCCGCGAAAAAACCAACATGCTCATTTCAATGCTTGATGAGGGACTGATTGGAGATGTCTTCAATATAACGGGAAAACCCGTGAACACCTATAAAAAGATATTATGAATGAAATAAATAAAAATTTTTTTATAGCATTGCACTTTTACTACATTCCTGTGATATATACTAATAACAATGAGTCAAACTTTTAAAGCTCTGACAGATGAGGAACTGGTCAAATGCATTGTTGCGGGCAATGACAGTGCATTTGAGGAGCTTTACCAGCGGTACTCTGAGCGCATATATAAGCTTTTATATAGTTATGTATACAATGAAGATGATGCTATAGATCTTATGCATGATGTGTTTATACGAGCATACAGGCATATACATAAGTTTGATGTTACCAGAACATTTTCATCATGGCTGTATAAGATTGCAATTAATTGTGCCAAGAACCACAGGTATAAGGTACACAAAACAGATACCATGATTGAAAAGGAAGAACATCGTCTTATGAATGCACAGGGAGTAAAAACCCCTGAAGATTATGTTATTGATGATGAGATTTCCAGAGAGTTTTCGTTGGCTATTGATACTTTATCTGATAAATTCAAAGAAGTTTTTTTATTGCGGGTGGGACAGCAATTACAATATAGCGACATTGCGTCAATTTTGAATATTTCAGAACGTACAGCTAAATGGCGTATGGAAA includes:
- the rplT gene encoding 50S ribosomal protein L20, producing the protein MPRATTGKVHHKRREKILKDVKGFYGARKNLWRTAKDARRRKLQNSYKDRRRKKRDFRALWIMRINAAARLYGISYSRLIDGMKKANILIDRKILAELAVSDTAAFKAIVEKVTNKAA
- a CDS encoding cell division protein ZapA produces the protein MISGLQNSNKVKVTILGQVYTIEGDASGDYIAKVADYVNKKMEDVARSMTNASQLQIAILAALNIADELFQLKESEYMVTDEIREKTNMLISMLDEGLIGDVFNITGKPVNTYKKIL
- a CDS encoding RNA polymerase sigma factor: MSQTFKALTDEELVKCIVAGNDSAFEELYQRYSERIYKLLYSYVYNEDDAIDLMHDVFIRAYRHIHKFDVTRTFSSWLYKIAINCAKNHRYKVHKTDTMIEKEEHRLMNAQGVKTPEDYVIDDEISREFSLAIDTLSDKFKEVFLLRVGQQLQYSDIASILNISERTAKWRMERAIMYITDYLKKRGVL